A region of the Stieleria neptunia genome:
TCGTCTGTCCGTTTTGTCCGCTGTGCTGCGATGACGTGCGCGTCGATGCCGCCAGCGGCGAGACCGATGTGCCGTGTGAACTGGCACGCAACGAATTGGCGGCGGCGGTTCGAACGCCCTCCGCCAGGATCGGATCTCAGGCCATCGATTCGATCGATTGGCATGCCCTCGGTGAATCGCTCACGCTCCCTCCGACTCCGGTCGTCGAGTTCAACGGGGCGACGATCGCGGAAGCGAAAACGTTGGAGACGCTGGTCAACGCGGGCCGGATCCAGCTGCGAATCGCCGACACCGCCTGCTCGCGGGCGCTCGATCAAACGATCGCCCGTGACGGTTTGTTGGGCACCACGCTGGGCGATGCGGTTCGTCGCGCCGAGTATTTCTGGGTGATCGGCAATCTGGATCCGCGCACGCCGCGATTGAAAGAACGTTTGAACCGGTCGGGGGCGGCGATGGAATACACGCCCACGGCCACGATCGGTCTGCTTTCACGATTGCACGAACGGCTGGGCGGCCTATCGGGCGGGGCGGCAGAAACGGTCACGCCGACCGGGGCGGAACCCGATCGATTGCACGAACATTTTCGCAACAGCCGCTCCACCGTGGTTGTGGTCGGTGGTGCGCCGTTTGAATCGGGCCAGGAAGTGATCGCCGGCGAACTGTTGATCCGCTGGATTGCCCGCTGGAACGAGCTGGCGTTGCCGATCGATGACGGTGGTGATCCGATCGTCTCACGCGTCAGTCTGTTGCGGATGACCGCTGACCAGAATCTGCGCACCGTGATCCGTTGGCGGAACAATCAAGTCTCGCCGTCGGATTTATCGTCACCGCTTGAACCGACGATTCGCGTCGGCAGCCCGGTCGGTCAGGTCGCCACTCCGGTGCGTCTGCAAATCGGTGGAGTGGATCCCGGCGAGCCACTTGCGCACGCCTACCTGCCCGCCGCCGTGCCGGGTGTCCATCACGCGGACACGACGATTCGCGGTGACGGTTCGGTCACGCTGCCGTTGGCCGGTTGGACGGACTCGCCGCATGTCCGTCGAGTGGAAGCGCTCGAGCGAGTGCTTGGTGTCCGGTAGGCTGGAAGCCTATCCCACGTTGACCGCTGACAGGCTGGAAGCCTATCCCACTTGTCTAGGACGACGCCATCTGCGATTCGAGCTCCAAGGCGAGCGCGGCTTCTTCGGCGATCTGCGCCGCGGTGCGACGTCGACGCTTGCGCGGTTTCGCGTTCATCCACTCTTTCGTCAACACTTCAAAGACCTCGGGCGTTTCGTAACGCACGATGTTTTTGCCTTCGGGCATCGGACCGATCAAGCCACGGAATACGGGCATCCCGCGGAGAGCCAGGTCGGTGCTGCAGTCATCAATGCCGATCTGCTGGTGCGACTGCATCAGCGGTGCGATGGAGGGATAGTCGGAAATCATCAACGAACCATCGCGGCCGCGTGTAACCACGCGGTAGGTGTCTTTCTTGGCCATGGTGCCTCCTAAAAAGGGAGTGGCGCTAAAATCGAAGTGGGAAGGCATCGATTGACCCGTGAACCGCGCGTCGTTGGGAGAGGGCGCGCAGCAACCGAGAGGGCCCTCGGCAGTTTCTCAGCCGATCGTTGCCGATTGGGAGGCGGCGAGCGAGCGGTGATGCGTTGGAAGGGATCGCGGGCGAGCAGCGACGTCTGCCCAACCATCGTCGCGCCGATCCTAGGGATCCAGCGTGATCAGACAGTTTTTGGGGTCAGGACGGCAGACGTCGATGCTCCGATGCGCCGCGATCTCAACCGACGTAGGGAGGGAGGGTCGTCAGTTGCAAATCGATTCGAGGGTTAATCGAACAAGAGTGATATCGACGCCCGAGTGATGCCCATGCAAGAAAGTGTCGCGAATGTGGCGACAGCACCACGGGGGTGGCAGCGCACCGTGACTGATACGTTCAACGAGAACCACGCTCGCAACGTGGAGGACAGTCGCAACAGTCACGTTGGCGGCGACCGTTGCGTCCGGCCACGCCGCTACAGACGGAAGATGCGGAAGCGAAGCGGCCGGCCAGCTACTGTTAGCGGCAGGGCGCGAGCCCTCCGGTCGGTTGCTCGTTGGCGGCAGGGCGCCAGCGGGCTGTCGATTGAGTGAGCCGCGACGCGTAAACGGCCGGGCATCGAGGCGCTGCCCGAGGCCTTACGGCCAGCGGCTCACCATCGTCTCGACCAATCCCATTACAGCGATGGCCCGCCAGCCCTCCGCTGCGTCACTCAGATGTTGATCAAATCATTGAAAAACACGAACACCATCAGCGCCAACAGCATCAGCCCGCCGACCAGCGTCAATCGCATTTCCAGTTCTTCGTTCACCCGGCGACCCATGATCGCTTCGCAGATCAAAAACACCATGTGACCACCATCCAGGACGGGAATCGGCAGGAAATTTAGAACCGCCAGATTCATGCTGAGCATCGTCAAGAACAGCAGTTGGGCCGAAACGCCGCGTTCGGCTTCGCTGCCGGCGACTTGGAAAATCTTGATCGGTCCGCCGACTTGATCCTTGCTGACGCTGCCATGGACCAGCATGTTGAGGAACCGAAAGACTTCGCCGAGTCGGCGCCGGCACTCACGAATCCCCAGCACCGACGCTTCCTTCAAGGAGCTCGCCGTCTGGATTTTTTCCGACGCGACCAAGCCGAGTCCGCGTTCGAACCGGACGCGCTCGTCGGCCGTCAGCTTCACCACCGATTCGATAATCACACCGGTCTCAGCCCGTTCGGCCAGTACTTTGAACGTGGTCCCTTCGGGCAGCGATTGAATCGACTCGAAGAACCCTGTCGCCGTTTTGACTTCATCAAATTTCCATCCCTTGGACAATTCTTCGACCAGGCCGGCGAGCGGACCGGACGAGAATTCGTCGGGGAAATCGTTGCTCGCCAGCAGCGTGATGCTCTTCAGTTCGTCGGTCGGCTGCAGCTGGTCGCCCTTGACCAGGTGTTCTCGGTTGAACGCGCTGAGGGTGGCGGGCAATTCAAAGGCGAATCCATAGGCGTTGATCGATGCCCTGTCGCCGGTGCCGTAGGTGGGGGAAAGGGTTTGCGGTGAATCGTCGGGGCTGATTTCGATATCCAGCGTTTCGTCGCCGCGACGGACCGTCAACACGATCGGTTCGCGCCGCGCCAGAAGCAGCACCAATTGCTCTCCGTCGGGCGCCGTGACCTCGCCCACCGCTTCGATCACGTCGCCGACTTGCATGCCGGCTTTTTCCGCGGGGCCGTTGGTGACCAGTGCGGTGACCGGTCCGGCGGTGGTGCGGATCCCGATCCACTTTGATGGCTGCGGCGGCAATTCGACTTCATGCGCGCTGCCGTCGGCGCGACGCAGACCCAAGTTGATCGTCTTTTCGGGATGGGTGTTCAGATAATCGAAGAACGGCGTGCCGGGGACCATGGCGTTTTCGTCGATCGCGGTGCCGTCAAACGAGACGATGGTCGCGCCGAGATCCTGCTCGGTCAGCACGTCCGCGGCGACGCTGCGGGGGGCCGCGTTTTCGGAATCGCTCAGTGCGGTGGAGGTCGGGCTGGTGATGCCGATCATCCGAAACCGATTTTGCAGCGGATGGGGCTGGGTGACGAGCTCGTATTGAACATTGCGGCTGTCGAACGCGACGGTCAACGGGATCGGCCGGTCGGGGGTTTCCAGCCCGGCATGCAAGATTGCCGAACGCATCTCGCGGAAGTGCATTTGGGCGTCGTCCATGCCATCGACCGAGACGACTTGTCCGCCCGGTTCGATGCCGGCTTGCCAAGCGGGGCCGCCCGGGGTCACGCCGCCGATGACGGCGGGGGTGTAGGGGACGCCATAAAAGAACGCGACGGCGGCGAACATGGCACCGGTCACGACGTTCATGAACACCCCGGCGCTCATGATGATCATCCGTTGCCAGACAGGTTTGGCGGGCAGGCTGCGGGGATCCAGTTCCGCCCATTCACTCGCCGCGGGCTGTTCCGATTCAGCGTCGTGATCGTCGTCGACCTCTTCGTCGCCGGCCAACTGACGCGCCCGGGCCGCTTCGTCTTTCATCTTTCGCGGGTCATCGTCCTGGCCGAGCATTTTGACGTAGCCGCCCAACGGGATGATCCCGATCCCGTATTCCGTCTCGCCGTAGGTGAATTTGCCGAGCGTCGACGGCAGCTTGATCGGGCCGATCTTCATCGGCGGGTCAAAGCCCACGTAAAACTTTTCGCATTTGACGCCGAAAGTCTTTGCGGCGACAAAATGCCCCAGTTCGTGGACGAAGATGACCAGGCCGATGCCGAGCGCCACCCGCGTCCAGAGCAGGAATTTGCTTCCCACCGCCATCAGACCCTCCGGTTCGGATTCGGCTAGCAGGAGGAACAGATCGCTGATCATATCGTTGGTTATCTACGAGGAGGGGATGAAAGGCGTTCGGCACAGTGCCGCGTTTCTTGGCGTGCCCATTGGTCTAATTCCAGCAGGCGGGCCAAACCGGGCCGCTGCTCGAAGGTATGATTTTCGAGCGTTTTTTGGCACAGGGGGACAATGTCAGTAAACCGAATTTCGCCGTCCAGGAATAGACCGACCGCGACTTCGTTGGCCGCATTGACCACCGCGCCGGCCGTCCCGCCGACCCGCGCGACCTCAAAACCGAGTGTCAACGCCGGAAAACGGTCCAAATCGACCGGTTGCAGACTCAGATCCCAGGTCTGTTGGCGATCCAGCGGCGGTGTCGGGCAACGCAGACGTCTGGGGTGCGTCAGAGCATACTGAATCGGCAATCGCATGTCCGGTGGACTGAGTTGCGCCAGCACCGAGCTGTCTTGGAATTCCACCATCGAATGGATGATCGATTGCGGATGGATCATCACCTCGATTTGGTCAGCCGAGACGTCAAACAGCCATCTGGCTTCAATGATCTCCAGCGCCTTGTTCATCATTGTCGCCGAATCGATCGAAATTTTCCGCCCCATCTGCCAGGTGGGGTGCGCCAGGGCGCCGTCCGGCGTGGCCTCTCGCATTTCCGCCGCGCTGGCCGACCGAAATGGTCCGCCGCTGGCGGTCAGGATCAGCCGCTTGGCGGGGCTCGGTGAATGGGCGATGCACTGCCAGATCGCCGAATGCTCGCTGTCGACCGGCAGCAGCTGGGCGTCGGATTGGGCCGCTTTTTCGCTGACCAAGCCGCCGGCGACCACCAGCGTTTCCTTGTTGGCAAGCGCCACCCGTTTGCCGGCCTCGACCGCCGCCACGGTGCTTTCCAACCCCGCGCGGCCGACGATCGCTGCGACCACCACGTCGACGTCGGCGTCGCGTGCGGCGTCGACCAATTGGTCGGGGCCGAATCGCAGTCCACCCGGCTCGCCCAGCAGGGATTCGAATCGCCGCGTCGCCGTTTCGGGCGAGATCGACGAGGGATCGGAAAAAATCAGTCGCGCCGGCGCTCGGCCATCACGACCGGCCTGCCCAGCCAGCGTTTCCAACACGTCCAGATTGTTGTGCCCCGATGCAGCCCACAACCGCCAGGCATGGTCCGGGTCGATCCGATTCAAATGCCCGATCACTTCGGCGGTCGACGTGCCGATGCTTCCGGTCGCCCCCAGGACGGCGACGTTGACCGTCGATCGTTGGGAGCGATCGGCAGACGACTCGGATTCGCGGGGGGGGACGGTTGAGAGTTTTGTCACGGCGACGGTTCCATCAGCTCCGGTAGAATCCCTTGAAACCTTTATCATGGACGATCCGGCTGATTGTTACGACCCGACCTTGCGGTATGCTCGGCCCGCGGTGGGTTGTCCCGCGTGCGATTGGACCGAACAATAGCGTGTGATTGGGTCGGATTCGATTAATTTGCTCGATTCGCGGCAAAGCGGACACGGCACGAGTCACGGCACGGATACTGCGCGCCGACCTGGTGCGCCTCGTTCGAACCACCCTACGCCTTGGTGACCGACGTCGCCTCTCTTCCCCATCTTTCGACGCTGATATCAATCTTCGATGAGTGACAAGAAACGATCCAATCGCGGTTCCGACGATCAAAACGAACGAGGTGGCGACGCACCGTCGCGAGAAACGCGGACCGGCGGCGTCTGGTTGGTCATCATCGGCGTGATCTTGGCGGTGATGATGAGTGCCCTGTTGTTCGGGCAAAACACCCGCTCGCTGCGTTACCCCGATCTGGCCAAATTGCTCGTCGAACACGGCAAACAAAAGAAAGCGGAGCGCGAAGGCGGTCAGGTGGAAACGCCCAGGGTGGTGGTGGATTCGCCCAAGGATCCCAAGATTCAGCTGGAGTTTTCCGATTTGCAGCTCGTTTTACTCGGCGACGAGGAAATCACCGGGACGGTGATGTATCGGTCGTTGGGCTCGGGCCGAAAAGCGGAGGATGACCCCGAGAACGTGCCGACGAAGACGGATTTCAAGACCATCCGCGTGCAGAATGAAACCCAGGATGCCTACTTTGACCAACTCTTGCGCGATTCGGGCGTGACCTGGGACAACGCCCGTCCCAATCGTTGGCTGGCGGACAATTGGTTCAATTTGTTCATGCTGGGCGCGATCATCGCCATCGGTGTGATCATGTTGCGGCGGATCGGCGGAGTCGGTTCCCCGATGTCGTTCTCCCGCAGCCGCGGCAAACTGCACGGCCAAGAAGACCTGTCGATCTCCTTCGAAGACGCCGCGGGAATCGACGAAGCGGTCGAAGAGGTCCGCGAGGTCGTCGACTTTCTTAAGAACAGCGAAAAATACCAGGCGCTCGGTGGCCGGATCCCCAAGGGAGTGTTGCTGGTCGGCCCGCCCGGGACCGGCAAAACGCTGTTGGCCAAAGCGATCGCCGGTGAGGCCAGCGTTCCATTTTTTAGCCTTTCGGGCAGCGACTTTGTCGAAATGTTCGTCGGCGTCGGGGCGGCCCGTGTTCGCGACATGTTTCAGCAAGCGACCAACCGTGCGCCGTGCATCATTTTTATCGACGAACTCGACGCGCTCGGCAAAAGCCGTTCGGGCAGCGTCGTCGGCGGCCACGACGAACGCGAGCAAACGCTCAACGCATTGTTGGTGGAAATGGATGGGTTCGATTCCAACAACGGCGTGATCGTTGTCGCGGCCACCAACCGACCCGAAACACTCGACCCGGCACTGTTGCGCCCGGGACGTTTTGACCGTCAAGTCTTGGTCGACCGTCCCGATGTCGCCGGCCGCGAAGCGATTTTGAAGGTCCACGTCCGCAGCGTGAAATTGGACGACGAGGTCGACATCCGACACATCGCGTCGATCACCAGCGGTTTTGTCGGCGCCGACTTGGCCAATCTGGTCAACGAAGCGGCGCTGTTGGCGGCGCGGGCGGACAAATCGGCCGTCAGCACGACCGAGTTCGACGAAGCGGTCGATCGCGTGACCGCCGGCTTGGAAAAGAAAAACCGTGTGATGAACGAGGACGAAAAAATCCGCGTGGCCTATCACGAAGCCGCCCACGCCCTGGTCGCCGCCGCGCTGCCCAACACCGATCCGGTTCACAAGGTCAGCATCATTCCGCGCGGATTCGCCGCGCTGGGCTACACCATGCAGCGTCCCGAATCGGAACGCTATCTGATGACCAAGCTGGAATTGGAAAGCCGCATGAAGGTCCTGCTGGGTGGCACGCTGGCCGAGGAAATGGTGTTGCAGGACATCAGCACCGGAGCACAGAACGACCTGGAACGGTGTACCGAAATCGCCCGCAGCATGGTGATGGACTTTGGCATGAGCCGGCTGGGACGCATCAATTATCGCCGCAGCACCGCGTCCCCGTTCCTGGCCGGCGGCGGCGGCAACGGACACAGCATGACGTACGGAGAAGACACCGCCAAACTGATCGACAAGGAAGTGTCCAGGATTGTCGAAGACGCGCTCACCCAAACCCGCGAAATCCTGACCCAACGCCGCGAGGTGCTCGAAGCGATCACGCAGCGGTTGTTGGAGGTCGAGTCGATCGACAACACCGAACTGTTCCGCATCATCAAGGAACATTCCACCGGCCCCTGGTTGGTCCCCGGAACCATTACCGAAAAACCTCGGGCACAAATTCGCAAACCGGAAAACGATTTGGATACACTAAAGGACGCGGAATAATCGCCCTTCCTTTCCTTTTGATTCAACTCGATGCGAAAACTACTCAGTCTGCTGTTGCTCGGTGTCGCCACCTGCGGCGTCGCGCAAACGCCCTCCACCATCGGCCAGATCGAAGTCTTGGCGCCGGAGATGGAAACCTACGCCGATGCCGCCTCCAAGATCGAAGTGCTGGCGGGGGGATTCACGTGGACCGAGGGTCCGGTCTGGATCGCGGACGATGGTGGCGGTCATTTGCTGTTCTCCGACATCCCGCGCAACAGCATCTTCCGTTGGTCCCAGTCGCGCGGCGTGGAATTGTTCATGCGACCGAGCGGCTACACCGGTGTCAGCTACTACGGTCTGGAACCCGGCTCCAACGGACTGACGCTCGATGCAGAACATCGGTTGACGATGTGCGAGCACGGTGACCGTCGCGTTTCAGTTCTATCGCGCGGCGGCGGCAAACGGACCTTGGTCGATCGCTACCAAGGCAAACGACTCAACAGCCCCAACGATTTGACGTTCGACAAATCCGGCAACCTGTACTTCACCGACCCGCCCTACGGGTTGCCCGAACGCGCCGACGACCCGCGCCGCGAACTCGATTTCTGTGGCGTCTATCGACTCGGCGTCGATGGCTCGCTGACGTTGCTGACCAAGGAGATGACGCGGCCCAACGGGATCGCCTTGTCGCCGGACGAAAAAACACTCTACGTCGCGCAGAGTGATCCCGAGCGCCCGATCTGGATGGCATTTCCGATCGGCGACGACGGAAAACTCGCCCAGGGCAAGGTCCTACATGACGCCAAGCCGGCGATGGAGGAGTATCCGGGACTTCCCGACGGGATGACCGTCAAAACAGACGGAACGATCTTCGGCAGCGGCCCCGGCGCGATCTACGTGCTCTCTCCGGTCGGCAAGTTACTCGGTCGCATCATCACCGGCGGTCGCGTCAGTAACTGCACCTTCGATGCCGAAGAAACGTACCTGTACATCACCGCGGACAAGTTCTTGTGCCGCATCAAGATGAAGTGATCACGTCAGCACGTGGCGTGAGATCAATGCCACGTCCTTTGGCCTAAAGGTGTTAGCGGAACGGCGCGAGCCGTCCGGTCGCGCTTCAAAAACACCGTGAAAGACCGGAGGGCTTGCGCCCTGCCGCTAACAAAACACCCCGCTTGGCGTCAAATTAGGTGGCATCGGGTGTCAGCCAGTGGCGCGTGATGGCTGTGGTTTCACCACGCGCCGCTCGCTAACGTGTCGCGCTGGTGTGCAATCGATACCCGAGCTTGCGCAGACAACCGACGGCGGCGGCCGCGATCAGTGTTCCGGTCGCGCACGTCGACAACGGGGCGATGCTGTATTGCAAGTTCAGATTCGGCCCGATGGGGTCGTCCTCGACTTGTAGAGTGATATAGGCGGCGGCGAAGACGGAAACCTGAATCAACGCAATCATCGACAGGAAGAGGAAACGGCGCGGCGACGCATCAACACACAGGATCCAGCGAAACAGCAGCATCGTCACAATTCCCAGCCCGATCGCCGGTAACATCACCATCAAGGCTTCGTAAAAGAATGCGTTGGCGTTGGACTGGTAATTGGCGACAAATGACAATCGAACGAACGTGAAAATCAACGCGCTCACCAGCACCCATTCCATCAGCGCCAGCACGTTGACGCGTTGACGATTTGATTCCGGCCAACCACGTGTGATCGTCCATCCGCGGAAAAATTGCATCACCGCGGCCGGAAACACCGACGCAAAGGACAGCGCCGGCGACAGGAGCAGATGTGCGACCATTCTCAGGAATTCCGTGTCGTCTTGCATCGCGTATTCGATCCAGCGGTAATGTGTGACGGCCAACACCAGCCCCGTCATCATGCAGTGAAAGGCCACGTACCCTGCCGCCATCAACAAACGCTTCCAACCACTTCCGGCGCGGAGCAAGATGGCGGCCAGGATGACCAGACCGGATGCGAACGAGACCGCCGTCGAAACGCCGTAGATCGCGAAGCTAATCGCAAAGTGCGTCGGACTGAAAATGCTGTTGCCCAGCGGAATCCACGTCATCGCTTTGTTGACCAGCAGACTGCATTGAGGCAGACCGAACACGAGCAACGCCAGCGCCGCCCACCAGAACCCATGACTCCAGTGGCGGTCGCGAATCATTGGGTCGGGTTGGGGCATGCGTGACACCGCTACTGAATCACCTCGGGGCGATCGAACACGGTAGAAACATCAACGGCAAATCCATCCAGCAATCGCGAACGTGCCTGCTGGCCGTCGCAGGTTCGGCTCAGCTCGCGGTAGCTGGATTCCGATTCGGAGAGCCCCAAGACGGTGATGCTTCGATCGCGCGGATCGACAATCCAATATTCGCTGATGCCGGCTTTTGCATATTCGTGCCGCTTCTCGATCCAATCGCGATCCGGATCGCTCTCGCTGACAATCTCCATCACCAGGTCGGCGCCCTTCCAAAACTTGGGCGTCCGCTGCTCGCGGTTCTCTGCTGACATGTACATCACATCAGGCTCACGGAACTTCCCTTCCCACAAACGAACCGGCAGTGGAGCGACCAAGCAAACGCCTTCCGCATGGCGATTGGTTTTGATGAAGGTTTGAATCTGAAGCCACAGGCAGAGTGTGATGGCTTGATGCAATTCCGTTGGCATGCGCAGGATTTCCAACACTCCGCTGTCGAATTCGACCAAGCTTCCCGCATCCAATCCCAAGTAGTCGGTTTCCGACCATGCGCCTTGGCGGGGATAAAGGTTGGCGATTTCCCAGGTGGGTTCGCCGATTCGACTCGCTCGTGGCTCACTGGACATTGCTAACCGGATCGAAGAAGAGGAACGCCCCGGCGGCGTACTAAAGCACGACAATCAACATAGCCCCGGGGCCCAGATGATGCAAAGGACTGCCGTTCAACGAACCGTCGTGATGGTTAAATCATCAACTTTCGACCAGCAACCGGACATCCTCCACGTTCCAATACTTTTTGACGACCGGCGCCACGACCTTCTTTTCGAAGTGCAGGAACCCCATCAGCACTCCGATTGAGGTCAATAGCAACACGGCGATCAACCCGCCGACGATCGCCGCGATCGGCCCCAGCCGGCCCAGCACCAATCCGACGAAGACGCCGGCGGCCAATCCGGCGACACCGCCCATGACCAGGTACTTGAACATGCCCGGGCGTCCGGCACGCTCCCGTTCCCGCTCTGGGATTTGCGCCAACAGTCGGTCGTAGTAATCGGCGATCGTTTCCTCCCAACCTTCCCAACAGAATTCTCCCACGTCGTCTTGCTCTCCGCAGTGGGCGCAGAGTGTGGTCTGGATTCCCGACAGCGGATTGGCGACCGATTCAAACTCGGCGCCACTGATCTCCGTGTACTCGCCACACGGCAGATGAATGTACTGGAAAGACTCGGGAACGCTCATCCGGTAGGGCTCTTCGAAACAGGTTCGGGCGATGCGGAGGTTTCATTCTATCGGATGCGTTGGTGCAGCGGAGGGCAAGGCGTCCCGCTGGCGTATCATCCCAGCACGTGGCGTGAGCCCAATGAAATCTACTTTGACGCCAAGCGGGGTGTTTTTGTTAGCGGTAGGGCGCGAGCCCTCCGGTCTTTCACGGTGTTTTTGAAGCGCGACCGGACGGCTCGCGCCGTTCCGCTAACACCTTTAGTGCCAAAGTAGATGGCATTGGGCGTGAGCCAGTGACGCGTGAAGGTTTTGAACTTACCCCGCGCCGACCGCTAACGCGTCCCGCTGGAGTCGTCCGGTTGAAAAAATGGTTGACTTGTTCTGGTGAAGTTGCAATGATTCGCCCAGCGAACTGATCGCCGCTCGGCAAGTTGATGTTTGGAATCACAATTCTCAACTCATCGCCGAGGCATCGGACTACCCGATTCACTTTTGTCATTTGCACACAAGTAATTGGGAGAGACCGATGGACGATGTACGGCGCGTGTTGAAACAATTCTGGGGCTTCGATTCCTTTCGCCCCCTTCAAGAGCAATCGATTCGGACCATTCTGGAAGGTCGCGACAGCCTGACGGTGCTGCCCACCGGAGCCGGCAAATCGATTTGCTTTCAAGCCCCGGCCTTGTGCAACGGGCTTCATGGGAACAAAGGTTCTGGTGCCGGCGACTTGGCGGTCGTGGTGTCGCCGCTGATTTCGTTGATGAAGGATCAAGTTGACGCGTTGAAACAAAAGGGCATCGCGGCGGCCTTCGTCAACAGCACGCAAGACGAAACGGAAAAACGCGACGTTGCCGATCGGATTCGTCAGGGCGACCTTCGACTGCTCTACCTGGCTCCCGAACGCTTGCTCTCTCCCAAAACGCTGGGTTTCTTGCGGCAGCAGCAATGTGTCCGCTACTTCGCGATCGATGAAGCCCATTGCGTCAGCCAGTGGGGGCACGATTTTCGT
Encoded here:
- a CDS encoding site-2 protease family protein; this translates as MISDLFLLLAESEPEGLMAVGSKFLLWTRVALGIGLVIFVHELGHFVAAKTFGVKCEKFYVGFDPPMKIGPIKLPSTLGKFTYGETEYGIGIIPLGGYVKMLGQDDDPRKMKDEAARARQLAGDEEVDDDHDAESEQPAASEWAELDPRSLPAKPVWQRMIIMSAGVFMNVVTGAMFAAVAFFYGVPYTPAVIGGVTPGGPAWQAGIEPGGQVVSVDGMDDAQMHFREMRSAILHAGLETPDRPIPLTVAFDSRNVQYELVTQPHPLQNRFRMIGITSPTSTALSDSENAAPRSVAADVLTEQDLGATIVSFDGTAIDENAMVPGTPFFDYLNTHPEKTINLGLRRADGSAHEVELPPQPSKWIGIRTTAGPVTALVTNGPAEKAGMQVGDVIEAVGEVTAPDGEQLVLLLARREPIVLTVRRGDETLDIEISPDDSPQTLSPTYGTGDRASINAYGFAFELPATLSAFNREHLVKGDQLQPTDELKSITLLASNDFPDEFSSGPLAGLVEELSKGWKFDEVKTATGFFESIQSLPEGTTFKVLAERAETGVIIESVVKLTADERVRFERGLGLVASEKIQTASSLKEASVLGIRECRRRLGEVFRFLNMLVHGSVSKDQVGGPIKIFQVAGSEAERGVSAQLLFLTMLSMNLAVLNFLPIPVLDGGHMVFLICEAIMGRRVNEELEMRLTLVGGLMLLALMVFVFFNDLINI
- the dxr gene encoding 1-deoxy-D-xylulose-5-phosphate reductoisomerase, whose translation is MTKLSTVPPRESESSADRSQRSTVNVAVLGATGSIGTSTAEVIGHLNRIDPDHAWRLWAASGHNNLDVLETLAGQAGRDGRAPARLIFSDPSSISPETATRRFESLLGEPGGLRFGPDQLVDAARDADVDVVVAAIVGRAGLESTVAAVEAGKRVALANKETLVVAGGLVSEKAAQSDAQLLPVDSEHSAIWQCIAHSPSPAKRLILTASGGPFRSASAAEMREATPDGALAHPTWQMGRKISIDSATMMNKALEIIEARWLFDVSADQIEVMIHPQSIIHSMVEFQDSSVLAQLSPPDMRLPIQYALTHPRRLRCPTPPLDRQQTWDLSLQPVDLDRFPALTLGFEVARVGGTAGAVVNAANEVAVGLFLDGEIRFTDIVPLCQKTLENHTFEQRPGLARLLELDQWARQETRHCAERLSSPPRR
- a CDS encoding SMP-30/gluconolactonase/LRE family protein produces the protein MRKLLSLLLLGVATCGVAQTPSTIGQIEVLAPEMETYADAASKIEVLAGGFTWTEGPVWIADDGGGHLLFSDIPRNSIFRWSQSRGVELFMRPSGYTGVSYYGLEPGSNGLTLDAEHRLTMCEHGDRRVSVLSRGGGKRTLVDRYQGKRLNSPNDLTFDKSGNLYFTDPPYGLPERADDPRRELDFCGVYRLGVDGSLTLLTKEMTRPNGIALSPDEKTLYVAQSDPERPIWMAFPIGDDGKLAQGKVLHDAKPAMEEYPGLPDGMTVKTDGTIFGSGPGAIYVLSPVGKLLGRIITGGRVSNCTFDAEETYLYITADKFLCRIKMK
- the ftsH gene encoding ATP-dependent zinc metalloprotease FtsH — its product is MSDKKRSNRGSDDQNERGGDAPSRETRTGGVWLVIIGVILAVMMSALLFGQNTRSLRYPDLAKLLVEHGKQKKAEREGGQVETPRVVVDSPKDPKIQLEFSDLQLVLLGDEEITGTVMYRSLGSGRKAEDDPENVPTKTDFKTIRVQNETQDAYFDQLLRDSGVTWDNARPNRWLADNWFNLFMLGAIIAIGVIMLRRIGGVGSPMSFSRSRGKLHGQEDLSISFEDAAGIDEAVEEVREVVDFLKNSEKYQALGGRIPKGVLLVGPPGTGKTLLAKAIAGEASVPFFSLSGSDFVEMFVGVGAARVRDMFQQATNRAPCIIFIDELDALGKSRSGSVVGGHDEREQTLNALLVEMDGFDSNNGVIVVAATNRPETLDPALLRPGRFDRQVLVDRPDVAGREAILKVHVRSVKLDDEVDIRHIASITSGFVGADLANLVNEAALLAARADKSAVSTTEFDEAVDRVTAGLEKKNRVMNEDEKIRVAYHEAAHALVAAALPNTDPVHKVSIIPRGFAALGYTMQRPESERYLMTKLELESRMKVLLGGTLAEEMVLQDISTGAQNDLERCTEIARSMVMDFGMSRLGRINYRRSTASPFLAGGGGNGHSMTYGEDTAKLIDKEVSRIVEDALTQTREILTQRREVLEAITQRLLEVESIDNTELFRIIKEHSTGPWLVPGTITEKPRAQIRKPENDLDTLKDAE
- a CDS encoding molybdopterin-binding domain-containing protein, producing MPNDPIVCPFCPLCCDDVRVDAASGETDVPCELARNELAAAVRTPSARIGSQAIDSIDWHALGESLTLPPTPVVEFNGATIAEAKTLETLVNAGRIQLRIADTACSRALDQTIARDGLLGTTLGDAVRRAEYFWVIGNLDPRTPRLKERLNRSGAAMEYTPTATIGLLSRLHERLGGLSGGAAETVTPTGAEPDRLHEHFRNSRSTVVVVGGAPFESGQEVIAGELLIRWIARWNELALPIDDGGDPIVSRVSLLRMTADQNLRTVIRWRNNQVSPSDLSSPLEPTIRVGSPVGQVATPVRLQIGGVDPGEPLAHAYLPAAVPGVHHADTTIRGDGSVTLPLAGWTDSPHVRRVEALERVLGVR
- a CDS encoding Uma2 family endonuclease produces the protein MSSEPRASRIGEPTWEIANLYPRQGAWSETDYLGLDAGSLVEFDSGVLEILRMPTELHQAITLCLWLQIQTFIKTNRHAEGVCLVAPLPVRLWEGKFREPDVMYMSAENREQRTPKFWKGADLVMEIVSESDPDRDWIEKRHEYAKAGISEYWIVDPRDRSITVLGLSESESSYRELSRTCDGQQARSRLLDGFAVDVSTVFDRPEVIQ